One Vibrio quintilis DNA segment encodes these proteins:
- a CDS encoding glycoside hydrolase family 18 protein yields the protein MNQLNRKVRHWPRIAMVGYIDCSSTGAVQAITKEEVQSYNVIIFGFTDTNGDGMSLQNTISRIQGMESEGTLNLVSIGGAAFKPTKLSARDVAENLMRTVRQLNLDGVDLDIEDPHIEISYIEELAQHLRKACDAEGHLLTCAPILAGDNQKPTLNTPNGGPSWLPLYGAEVKLFDAINVQAYNSGSSFTYQDPVTGESVSEASPDIVCAGYTALQSRGDINPGTKIVMGIPCNAMSANQASNCWQPEIPAQQTAEQLVANVNYIVDGDYQINPEMFGGLMTWSITNDAYFSEPRGYFSQQVAAKVLPL from the coding sequence ATGAATCAATTGAATCGGAAAGTACGCCACTGGCCTCGTATTGCAATGGTTGGTTATATTGATTGTAGTTCAACAGGTGCTGTTCAGGCTATTACCAAGGAAGAAGTTCAATCTTATAATGTCATTATTTTTGGTTTTACGGATACTAATGGTGATGGGATGTCTCTTCAAAATACGATCTCGCGAATTCAAGGGATGGAATCTGAGGGGACACTCAATCTTGTTTCAATCGGGGGAGCAGCTTTTAAACCGACAAAGTTATCAGCCAGGGACGTAGCAGAAAATCTTATGAGGACGGTGCGACAATTGAATTTAGATGGTGTGGACCTTGATATTGAGGATCCGCATATTGAAATCTCATATATTGAAGAACTGGCGCAACATTTAAGAAAGGCGTGCGACGCAGAAGGCCATCTATTAACCTGTGCGCCGATTCTTGCAGGCGATAATCAAAAACCCACATTAAATACGCCCAATGGCGGTCCGTCATGGTTGCCTTTATATGGGGCTGAGGTCAAGCTGTTTGATGCAATTAACGTGCAAGCTTATAATTCCGGGAGCAGTTTTACCTATCAAGATCCAGTAACAGGAGAGTCCGTGTCAGAGGCATCGCCGGATATTGTTTGTGCCGGATATACGGCATTGCAATCGCGGGGTGATATCAACCCCGGGACAAAAATTGTTATGGGGATACCATGTAATGCGATGTCTGCTAATCAAGCCTCAAATTGTTGGCAGCCAGAGATACCGGCTCAGCAAACCGCTGAACAACTAGTGGCAAATGTCAACTACATCGTAGACGGGGACTATCAGATCAATCCTGAGATGTTTGGCGGATTAATGACGTGGAGTATCACGAACGATGCGTACTTTAGCGAACCCCGTGGTTATTTTTCTCAACAGGTTGCTGCAAAAGTGTTGCCTTTGTAA
- a CDS encoding CVNH domain-containing protein — MSNIPPGSYEETSKDIHFEGTPGKTDCYLIATCKKSDGSWIESRLKYNIANLNGELKWAPNEH; from the coding sequence ATGAGTAATATACCTCCGGGTTCTTATGAAGAAACATCAAAAGATATCCATTTTGAAGGGACGCCGGGTAAGACCGATTGCTACCTGATTGCGACGTGTAAAAAGAGTGATGGGTCATGGATTGAAAGCAGGCTTAAGTACAATATTGCAAATTTGAATGGTGAACTCAAATGGGCGCCAAACGAGCACTAG
- a CDS encoding HEPN domain-containing protein gives MKQSLDHLPESNQHQIQRVANTIRNEVDALVRQRAGKPPLFKVQKIILFGSYARQPDEHGRTPWVYDPANGYLSDYDILVIVNHQELADDHRLWHLVDDKIQRLIPDIPVGVIVHTLNEVNTWLNQGLYFFKDIREQGIELFSDGTRALARPGNLTDEEKRAISQKHFDIWFKKAKDNLTKFNFSFTHPDIDIASSAFDLHQATEALLACTLLTCTNYLPKVHDPIKLKSFCAQQDPRFADLFPMETKFHRRSMQRLKRAYVEGRYSDHYEITEDELTYLAGEVVKLKDLVEAVCLARLGASNR, from the coding sequence ATGAAACAATCACTCGACCATCTGCCTGAATCCAACCAACATCAGATCCAAAGGGTGGCGAATACCATTCGTAATGAGGTCGATGCACTGGTCAGGCAACGGGCCGGGAAACCGCCGCTGTTCAAGGTTCAGAAAATCATTTTATTTGGCAGTTATGCCCGTCAGCCGGATGAACATGGCCGCACGCCCTGGGTCTATGACCCGGCCAATGGTTATCTCAGCGATTACGACATTCTGGTCATTGTCAATCATCAAGAGTTAGCCGATGATCACCGGCTATGGCATCTGGTTGACGACAAAATTCAGCGCCTGATCCCGGATATTCCGGTCGGGGTGATTGTGCACACCTTAAATGAAGTCAACACCTGGCTGAATCAGGGGTTGTATTTCTTTAAAGATATCCGCGAGCAGGGGATTGAATTGTTTAGCGACGGCACCCGCGCACTGGCTCGCCCGGGCAATCTGACCGATGAAGAAAAACGCGCTATCTCGCAAAAGCATTTTGATATCTGGTTTAAGAAAGCCAAGGATAATTTAACCAAATTTAATTTTAGTTTTACCCATCCTGACATTGATATTGCGAGTAGTGCCTTTGATCTACACCAAGCCACCGAAGCCCTGCTCGCCTGCACCCTCCTGACCTGCACTAATTACCTGCCCAAAGTTCATGACCCGATCAAACTGAAAAGCTTCTGCGCCCAGCAGGATCCCCGCTTCGCCGATTTGTTCCCGATGGAGACCAAATTCCACCGCCGCAGCATGCAGCGCCTCAAACGCGCTTATGTGGAAGGCCGTTATTCCGACCATTATGAAATTACCGAAGACGAGCTGACGTATCTGGCCGGGGAAGTGGTGAAATTAAAGGATTTGGTGGAAGCGGTTTGTCTGGCGCGGTTAGGTGCATCAAACCGCTGA
- a CDS encoding eCIS core domain-containing protein, translating to MVIRTAASTMAQASIYSSSSSGSVRRPCSPVGYPLPARLRRGMEKITGMNLQSVRVFYHSPKPAQVHAHAYAQGVNIYLAPGQEHHLPHELGHIIQQAKGMVQPTTQVNGVDVNDDPRLEGHATALGEAAVRVGY from the coding sequence ATGGTAATCAGAACGGCAGCGTCCACAATGGCTCAGGCTTCAATCTATAGTTCATCTTCGTCAGGTTCAGTACGGCGGCCGTGTTCTCCGGTCGGCTATCCGCTTCCGGCCCGCTTAAGGCGCGGGATGGAAAAGATCACCGGGATGAATTTGCAGTCGGTGCGGGTATTTTATCACTCGCCCAAACCGGCACAGGTCCATGCCCACGCGTATGCGCAGGGCGTGAACATTTATCTGGCACCGGGGCAGGAACATCATCTGCCGCACGAGCTGGGGCATATTATCCAGCAGGCCAAGGGTATGGTGCAGCCAACCACGCAGGTCAACGGCGTGGATGTCAATGATGACCCGCGGCTGGAGGGGCATGCCACAGCGCTGGGGGAAGCGGCGGTGCGGGTGGGGTATTGA
- a CDS encoding cyanobactin maturation protease PatG family protein, whose product MSVPEQSPETSNPQGAGPALPSQVAAPAPAAPPAAPVMTEPSPVQKATIDEVNDGVSDQVTVTAPEPPAPVIPTPPVPQPVYVAGKLRVVFPDKGLEKECEAAAQEISAQTRKTVAPYDYGTIFGYQTNEEQNSTAYSSRKTRPYRYIAEQINWVLSVDEQDVYLVRPNSVVELNEFIDYLATVENSHGQLPHLLCVLIGEEQGMAQSDNLNQSVLPVIHCRHMFAFDADPQTIKEKIDHTDENTTTTAIANLLELMETRKNLGNSDFLRAKNFLTFRYPEIYQTQTDASASRISSSHAQSDAAFLLSIQTGYAPSTSNQTLVNVIFNYQKAVSGRLFSYYASVDVTGLFPYLNTPLTDYIPAQP is encoded by the coding sequence ATGTCTGTACCTGAACAATCCCCGGAAACCAGCAACCCGCAGGGTGCTGGTCCGGCTCTCCCATCGCAGGTTGCAGCGCCTGCTCCCGCAGCGCCGCCCGCAGCACCGGTGATGACGGAACCTTCACCAGTACAAAAAGCCACGATCGATGAAGTCAACGATGGCGTCAGCGATCAAGTCACCGTCACCGCACCGGAGCCACCGGCACCGGTCATCCCGACGCCCCCCGTGCCTCAGCCGGTTTATGTCGCGGGAAAACTGCGGGTGGTGTTTCCCGACAAAGGGTTGGAAAAAGAGTGTGAAGCGGCCGCGCAGGAAATCTCAGCACAAACCAGAAAGACTGTTGCGCCTTATGATTACGGCACCATTTTCGGCTATCAAACCAATGAGGAACAAAACAGTACCGCCTACAGCTCGCGCAAAACCAGGCCCTACCGCTATATTGCCGAGCAAATCAACTGGGTGTTATCAGTCGATGAGCAGGATGTTTATCTGGTCCGGCCAAACAGTGTGGTCGAATTAAATGAATTTATTGATTACCTTGCCACCGTTGAAAACAGTCACGGGCAACTGCCGCATCTGTTGTGTGTCCTGATTGGCGAAGAGCAAGGCATGGCTCAGAGTGATAATCTCAATCAGTCGGTGCTGCCGGTGATCCACTGCCGCCACATGTTTGCTTTTGATGCAGACCCGCAAACCATCAAAGAAAAAATTGACCACACCGATGAAAATACCACCACCACGGCGATTGCGAATCTGCTGGAGTTGATGGAAACCCGGAAAAATCTGGGCAACAGTGATTTTCTCCGGGCCAAAAACTTTCTCACTTTCCGCTATCCCGAAATCTACCAGACACAGACCGATGCTTCCGCCTCGCGGATCAGCAGCAGTCACGCACAAAGCGATGCCGCTTTCCTGCTCAGCATTCAAACGGGCTATGCGCCGTCCACCAGCAATCAAACACTGGTGAATGTCATTTTTAACTATCAGAAAGCCGTCAGCGGACGACTGTTCAGTTATTACGCCTCTGTCGATGTGACCGGGTTGTTTCCCTACCTGAACACACCGCTGACGGATTATATTCCAGCCCAGCCATAA
- a CDS encoding cyanobactin maturation protease PatG family protein has product MNQSLSALSSLSLPGSFPGSGPCLSKTLRSKAYTPVQASPATGSLSRMVQGMAPQTAQRQADDFSFGLNALENDVCVLGRISARWPDTQIEREFRCAAQVIQQYPHDIMDYVKGFAPFWPVPVPTTPPPMTAEQAKDDMLSVINTVLSSRYFRYLARELIWLLEDEYGNEIYQLIPSEYNMQQLINALDETQTPPSPDQGGFNPPPQSGTNVNDSTSTINTLVVGSVTPGTGELSQLHIDKFRQVDPATIADQVGYFHQHNQQATMAQLIKSYLLLAKNAGMTDEARALNYLLCYDTGFYSKVYEQRQQSQRQAVHLIGIDARLYYAGERTLVCVIFNYQDQKTSVIEPWSSTIDVTDEYPFMVSEFEPYIHVL; this is encoded by the coding sequence ATGAACCAGTCTCTCTCAGCCTTATCCAGCCTGTCCTTACCCGGCTCTTTTCCCGGTTCAGGCCCATGTTTATCCAAGACATTACGATCAAAAGCATACACGCCGGTACAGGCATCTCCCGCCACCGGCAGCCTCTCCCGCATGGTTCAGGGAATGGCTCCGCAAACCGCTCAGCGACAGGCAGATGATTTCTCATTTGGCCTTAATGCGTTAGAAAATGATGTCTGTGTACTGGGCCGGATTTCCGCCCGCTGGCCGGATACACAAATTGAACGGGAGTTTCGTTGCGCCGCTCAGGTCATTCAACAATATCCGCATGATATTATGGATTATGTCAAAGGGTTTGCGCCGTTCTGGCCGGTGCCTGTCCCGACAACGCCGCCGCCGATGACCGCAGAACAGGCAAAAGATGACATGCTATCAGTGATCAATACCGTGCTCTCTTCCCGGTATTTCCGCTATCTGGCGCGTGAACTGATATGGTTGCTGGAAGATGAATACGGGAATGAAATCTATCAGCTGATCCCGAGTGAATATAATATGCAGCAGCTGATTAACGCACTGGATGAAACACAAACGCCCCCTTCACCGGACCAGGGCGGTTTTAATCCGCCACCGCAATCCGGCACCAACGTCAATGATTCAACTTCAACAATCAATACACTGGTGGTGGGTTCAGTCACGCCCGGCACCGGAGAATTAAGCCAGCTTCATATTGATAAATTTCGTCAGGTGGACCCGGCCACCATCGCCGATCAGGTCGGCTATTTCCATCAGCATAATCAACAGGCCACGATGGCCCAGCTGATCAAAAGCTATCTGCTGCTGGCTAAAAATGCCGGTATGACCGATGAAGCACGCGCCCTCAACTACCTGCTCTGTTATGACACCGGTTTTTACAGCAAAGTCTATGAACAGCGCCAGCAATCACAGCGTCAGGCCGTGCATCTGATCGGCATTGACGCCCGGCTGTACTACGCCGGGGAACGCACGCTGGTCTGTGTGATTTTTAATTATCAGGACCAGAAAACCAGTGTGATTGAGCCCTGGTCTTCCACCATTGATGTCACGGATGAATATCCGTTTATGGTAAGTGAATTCGAACCGTATATTCATGTGCTTTAA